One window of Sporocytophaga myxococcoides DSM 11118 genomic DNA carries:
- a CDS encoding sensor histidine kinase, whose protein sequence is MSRNTIRLILIVGTLSIIGILLIQAYWVIKNYELKEKEFDLTVRLSLKNVAENILKYNHNTSPLVDPVLEISPDFFTVKVNDKIDSNLLGGLLRNEFLKEGIKTDIFYSIYDCMGKRIDGKGMVCFDSTSECSATMTGNLPKWNYDNFYFSVYFPEREKVLFSGMKLWLYSTIILIVVIIFFAYVLFVVFQQKRLSEIQKDFINNMTHEFRTPLSTILISCEVLKDSKIVDNPQRLNSYAAIIESQAHRLNQHVERVLQMAKIDKGSIPLKHEQVNIHDLIHEALSKISSSGNINDPTIECNFLAKDPIFIGDRLHLLNIVFNLLDNAVKYCEKDPKVIVTTEENNSGIIIRLADNGIGIALEYQKKIFEKFFRVPNGNVHNVKGFGLGLNYVKNIVKAHNGQIELKSQIEKGSVFTVTLPRNK, encoded by the coding sequence ATGAGCAGGAATACAATAAGACTTATATTAATTGTCGGTACCTTATCTATCATAGGAATTTTACTTATACAAGCGTATTGGGTAATCAAAAACTATGAATTAAAAGAGAAGGAATTTGACCTGACGGTGAGGTTAAGTTTAAAAAATGTTGCAGAAAATATCCTTAAGTACAATCACAATACCTCTCCCCTTGTTGATCCTGTTTTAGAAATAAGTCCCGATTTTTTTACCGTTAAAGTAAACGACAAAATAGATTCTAATCTCCTGGGAGGTTTGTTAAGAAACGAATTTCTAAAAGAGGGAATAAAAACCGATATATTTTATTCCATATATGATTGTATGGGAAAAAGGATTGACGGAAAGGGAATGGTCTGCTTTGACAGTACTTCGGAATGTTCAGCGACAATGACGGGAAATTTACCAAAGTGGAACTACGACAACTTTTATTTCAGTGTTTATTTTCCTGAAAGAGAAAAAGTTCTCTTTTCCGGTATGAAGCTGTGGCTGTATTCAACCATCATTCTCATAGTTGTAATTATATTCTTTGCATATGTTTTGTTTGTGGTATTTCAACAAAAAAGACTGTCAGAGATTCAAAAAGATTTTATCAATAACATGACTCATGAGTTTCGAACACCACTATCAACTATACTGATATCTTGTGAAGTTTTAAAGGATAGCAAAATTGTAGACAACCCACAAAGGCTTAACAGCTATGCGGCCATCATTGAAAGTCAGGCTCACAGGCTTAATCAGCATGTAGAAAGGGTGCTTCAGATGGCCAAAATAGATAAAGGCAGCATTCCGCTGAAGCATGAACAAGTTAATATTCACGATTTGATTCATGAAGCCTTGTCTAAAATAAGTTCTTCCGGAAATATTAATGACCCTACTATTGAGTGTAATTTTTTAGCTAAAGATCCCATCTTTATAGGTGATAGACTGCACTTGCTTAATATAGTTTTTAACCTGCTTGATAACGCAGTTAAGTACTGTGAAAAGGATCCTAAGGTGATTGTGACTACCGAAGAAAATAATTCAGGCATCATAATTCGACTGGCAGATAATGGTATTGGTATAGCGCTAGAGTATCAAAAAAAGATCTTTGAAAAATTTTTCAGAGTGCCTAATGGAAATGTGCACAATGTAAAGGGATTTGGGCTTGGACTTAATTACGTCAAAAACATTGTGAAAGCCCATAATGGTCAGATTGAATTGAAAAGTCAGATTGAGAAAGGCAGTGTTTTTACGGTTACTCTTCCCAGAAATAAATGA
- a CDS encoding DUF1573 domain-containing protein — protein MKKVFFACILLCSVNLTQGQYKEEPAIILEISHMKWDQKVINLGKIKLNNPSTATFRFTNNGTSPLIVSDVKASCSCTVAEFTKEPVGPGKSGQVKAQYNASKLGSFSKTVTVYYNEEGGMETLTIEGEVVE, from the coding sequence ATGAAAAAAGTATTTTTTGCCTGCATATTATTGTGCTCTGTAAATCTGACCCAGGGTCAGTATAAAGAAGAGCCAGCAATTATCCTTGAGATATCTCATATGAAGTGGGATCAAAAGGTGATCAACTTAGGGAAGATAAAACTTAACAACCCCAGCACAGCTACTTTTCGATTTACAAACAATGGAACCAGTCCACTTATTGTAAGTGATGTTAAGGCTTCTTGTTCCTGCACGGTTGCTGAATTTACCAAAGAGCCAGTGGGACCGGGAAAATCCGGGCAAGTGAAAGCTCAGTATAATGCTTCTAAACTTGGATCCTTTTCTAAAACTGTAACTGTATATTATAATGAAGAAGGAGGGATGGAAACGCTGACTATTGAGGGAGAAGTTGTAGAGTAA
- a CDS encoding M20 family peptidase → MRTIALILLLLVILVVAVLLFNTFTLKSMQPQNIKQARLYSDTSALSRLSKGLQVQTVSYENDKTDTSKFLEFHQFLEQNFPLVHSRLKKENHGLSLLFQWEGKDKQLAPILLMAHQDVVPPSGDWEKEPFSGDLHDGYIYGRGTLDDKGALLAILESVESLLKENYQPKRSIYFAFGHDEELGGDNGNKKMAEVLKSRGITFEYVLDEGGTIIHGIMPGVKAPVAVIGIAEKGYLSIELSIETDGGHSSMPPAQTSVGLLSAAIAELQKHPFPAKIAGATEQLFKFTAPEMEYPMKIVFANYKLLKPVITSQMGKTESTNASVRTTMAPTIFNAGTKENVLPMKARAVVNLRTLPGDTLQYIVDYITKTINNPAIELKVLPDQIEASEISDPHNEAFKLISKSVSEVFPMAVVSPYLMLATTDSKHYRSISKNIYRFNPWDLQKDDLKRIHGNNERISTKNYMEAITFYRLMLERN, encoded by the coding sequence ATGAGAACTATCGCACTTATACTGCTACTACTGGTTATACTGGTAGTGGCAGTTCTGCTTTTTAATACGTTCACTTTAAAAAGCATGCAACCCCAAAATATAAAACAAGCCAGGCTTTACTCCGACACATCGGCTCTGAGCAGATTAAGTAAGGGGCTGCAGGTTCAAACAGTGTCATATGAAAATGATAAGACCGATACTTCTAAGTTTCTTGAGTTTCACCAATTTCTTGAACAGAACTTTCCTTTAGTACATAGTAGACTAAAGAAAGAAAATCACGGACTTAGTCTGCTGTTTCAGTGGGAAGGTAAAGACAAACAGCTTGCCCCTATACTTCTTATGGCTCACCAGGATGTAGTGCCACCCAGCGGTGACTGGGAAAAAGAGCCTTTTTCCGGAGACTTACACGATGGATACATTTATGGACGGGGAACACTGGATGATAAAGGTGCTTTGCTTGCAATCCTAGAATCTGTCGAATCGCTTCTGAAAGAAAACTATCAGCCTAAAAGATCCATCTATTTTGCATTCGGTCATGATGAAGAACTAGGTGGTGATAATGGAAACAAGAAGATGGCTGAAGTACTTAAAAGTCGTGGGATCACTTTTGAATATGTTTTGGATGAAGGAGGAACAATCATTCATGGCATCATGCCAGGCGTAAAAGCTCCAGTAGCTGTGATAGGCATTGCGGAAAAGGGTTATCTTAGTATTGAACTTTCTATTGAAACAGACGGCGGCCATAGCTCTATGCCACCTGCTCAAACTTCTGTTGGATTATTAAGTGCAGCGATAGCAGAACTTCAGAAGCATCCTTTTCCTGCGAAAATTGCTGGTGCTACAGAACAGCTATTTAAGTTCACAGCTCCTGAAATGGAATATCCTATGAAGATTGTTTTTGCTAATTACAAATTGCTGAAGCCGGTTATCACAAGTCAAATGGGTAAAACTGAAAGTACCAATGCTTCTGTTAGGACCACCATGGCACCAACGATATTCAATGCGGGTACAAAGGAAAATGTACTTCCCATGAAAGCAAGAGCTGTAGTAAATCTGAGAACACTTCCCGGAGATACACTTCAGTATATAGTTGATTACATTACCAAAACTATTAATAATCCAGCTATAGAACTCAAAGTCCTTCCGGATCAAATTGAAGCTTCGGAGATTTCTGATCCTCATAATGAAGCTTTCAAATTAATCAGTAAATCAGTTTCGGAAGTATTTCCAATGGCAGTAGTTTCTCCATACTTAATGCTGGCTACTACAGATTCGAAGCATTACAGGAGCATTAGTAAAAACATCTACAGATTTAATCCGTGGGATCTTCAGAAAGACGATCTTAAAAGAATACACGGAAATAACGAGAGAATAAGTACTAAAAATTATATGGAAGCTATTACCTTTTACAGACTGATGTTGGAAAGAAATTAA